ataaaaaaaagaaaagaggccataaaaagataaggcccaaaaaataaaaaaaatgagagaaaaagagagaaggggcaatgctactatccttttaccacacttgtgcttcaaagtagcaccatgatcttcatgatagagagtctcctatgttgtcacttccatatactagtgggaatctttcattgtagaacttggcttatatattccaatgatgggcttcctcaaaatgccctaggtcttcgtgagcaagaaagttggatgcacacccactagtttcttttgttgagctttcatatacttatagctctagtgcatccgttgcatgacaatccctactcactcacattgatatctattgatgggcatctccatagcctgttgatacgcctagttgatgtgagactatcttctcctttttgtcttctccacaaccaccattctattccacctatagtgctatgtccatggctcacgctcatgtattgcgtgaagattgaaaaagtttgagaacatcaaaagtatgaaacaattgcttggcttgtcattggggttgtgcatgatttaaatattttttgtggtgaagatagagcatagccagactatatgattttgtagggataactttctttagccatgttattttgagaagacataattgcttagttagtatgcttgaagtattatcattttcatgtcaatatgaacttttatcttgaatctttcggttctgaatattcatgccacaattaagaagaattatattgaaattatgccaagtagcactccgcatcaaaaattatgtttttatcatttacctactcgaggacgagcaggaattaagcttggggatgctgatacgtctccaacgtatctataatttttgattgctccatgctatattatctactgttttgaatgtttatgggctttattatacacttttatatcatttttgggactaacctattaacccagagcccagtgccagtttctgtttttaccctgttttagggtttcgaagaaaaggaaatcaaacggagtccaattgacctgaaacttcacgaaactcatttttggaaggaaagaagcccagaagacctgGAGTGCACGCCGGGGAAcctacgaggaggtcacgaggcaggggggcgcgcccaccccctgggcgcgccctccaccctcgtgagcccctcgtggcccccctgacatacttcttccgcctatatatctccatataccctaaaaacatccgagagcacaatagatcgggagttccgccgccataagcctccgtagccaccgaaaaccaatctagacccgttctggcaccctgccggagggggaatccctcttcggtggccatcttcatcatcccggtgctctccatgacgaggatggagtagttctccctcgggtctgagggtatgtaccagtagctatgtgtttgatctctctctctctctctcgtgttcttgaggtgatacgatcttgatgtatcgcgagctttgctattatatttggatcctatgatgtttcttcccccctctactttcttgtaatgaattgagtttcccctttgaagtaatcttatcggattgagtctttaaagatttgagaacacttgatgtatgtcttgccgtgcatatctgtggtgacaatgggataccacgtgattcacttgatgtatgttttggtgatcaacttgcgggttccgcccatgaacctatgcataggggttggcacacgttttcgtcgtgattctccggtagaaactttggggcactctttgaggtccttttgtgttggttgaatagatgaatctgagattgtgtgacgcatatcatataatcatacccgcggatactggaggtgacattggagtatcttggtgacattagggttttggttgatttgtgtcttaaggtgttattctagtacgaactctagggttgtttgtgacacctataggaatagcccaacggattgattgaaaagaataactttgaggtggtttcgtaccttaccataatctcttcattcgttcttcgctattagtgactttggagtgactctttgttgcatgttgagggatagttatgtgatccaattatgttattattgttgagaggacttacactagcgaaagtatgaaccctaggcctggtttactatcattgcaataccgtttacgctcacttttatcattcgttaccttgctgtttttataatttcagattacaaatacatttatctactatccatataccacttgtatcaccatctcttcgccgaactagtgcatctatacaatttaccattatattggatgtgttggggacacaagagactctttgttatttggttgcagggttgcttgagagagaccatcttcatcctacgcctcctacggattgataaaccttaggtcatccacttgagggaaatttgctattgtcctacaaacctctgcacttggaggcccaacaacgtctacaagaagaaggttgtgtagtatacatcaccaAACAACTCGCAGATGTCGCATATGAGGCTATTTTTCCAGAGCCAGGCAAGGTGGAGAAGGGTATGCAATGCAGGTACTGTAGCGCACGACTACCAAACACACCCAGATTAATCTTGGCCTTCATTGACTCAGGCACACGCACACAACAACCTTGGCTTATCGATTCTGCCGCTGGCCGGAAACAGAATGCACGAACGCGAGCTTCGACGGGCGGAGGTCGTAGTGGTGTCCGGGCCGGAGCTTCGATGGGGCTGGAGCTCGAGCAGGTCGGGCCGACGAGTGACACGGTCGAGGAGCGCAAGGCCGAGGACGGGCAGAGATGGCAAGCTCGTCGGGGCGATGAGTGACACGGTCGAGGAGCGCCAGGCCGACGACGGGGCGCGGACACGCAGCACAAAGTCGACGTTTGGCGGAATCAACTCGAGGTCAAGGCGTCTCGGGGATCGGCGACTCCATGGGCAAGTAATCGGAGCTCTGAAATCAGCAGCCGCATTGCGTGCCCCACCATCCGCGATGTCTGCCTCCAGCAAACGTCCGGCTGCCACCGTATAAAGGCATTTACAAGGGTAGTATATGTCGTAATGATGAAAATGGCATATGTAAAGATATGTGAAAGTTGTAGTGGGATATTTTCAACTTTGGTTTTTGTAATGGCATTTTTCCAACTAGCCAAAGTTGCAGTGGCATGAATCCAATTAACCCTTGTAAAAACGTCAATGGATTTTTGAATagtattttttaaaaaattctaGAAGTTTTTTGGGAAACGaaatcattttttgaaattcccaTTTTTTCCAAAAACATGAACAGttcttaaatttgtgaacaaattttgcaaACTGGAACATGTTTTAAATTTATAAACATCTTTATGAAAACCATGAAATTTTTTAGAAATTTTGAAACATTTTTCCAAAACATCATCGTTTTTTCAAggttgaacaaaatttgaaattgttTTTTGTGAAATTCTTAACAATATATcagaaaacacgaacatttttaaattcatgaatagtTTTTGAATTTTAGAAAATTTAGAAAGcaggaacatttttaaaattctgaacaatttttcaaaaacacaaatattttcGAAAATATGAATGTTTTTGAAATTTCGAAAACTACTTGTAATTCCCAAACATTTTTAATAATAAAGATTGTAAAGTAAAATGTTGAAATAAAAATataaggaaaataaaaaataaaaaagggaaaaaccAAAGAGTTGACACAGGAACGAGGAAGAGAAGGAAATAGAACCGGACGAAAAGTGCTAGCCCAGCCTATTTGATGGAAAATGCGTAAATAGGCTTGTCCCTGAGACAAGCCCAACATATGGAAACCGCAGACTCTTTTCTGGGCTGCAAGCCTGCACAGGCAAGATACAGCAACAAGCGAGAAAGCGGCAGCTACCTCCTATGTGCCGCTCATTGCGGCAAAGAGTTGGTGTTTCGCACAGGGCGGCTCACCTGGCCGGCCCAACGCGTTAGCGAAGtgaaaaaaacacagaaaaaggAGGCATGGGCAATGGGGTTTGAACAAGCGACCTCGAAGTAAACGAGAGTGACAAAACTTAAAACATTCAGTAGCACAAAATAAACACAAGTCTGTGTTAGGGTTCGAACCGACGTCCTCTTGCCACCATCATTAATGAGATTAGACGAATGCCCTGCGTGTTGTTGCAGGAACCTTgttataaattgtatggatctcggAGGGCCGGACTGTAGTATGGTTGCGCTCTGCGCCTGCAGATGTTCCTTTGCTTTGTAGGAACGAACTCATCATGCGTTGAGTAATGAAATCCCTTTTAACCCCGCAAAAAAAAGTGGTAGAAGACTAAAGTTAATGCAAAAACAAATATAAACATGTCTTAAATGAATTAACTTTCTAGAAAAAAACCATGCATGAGGTGGTATGTTTGCATGAAGAGATTAATGGAAAAAGTAACTTATGAAGCCATTCATGACTTGGTGATGTGCCATTGTTGCATGGAGAGAAAAATTAGATAGTGTGTTGTAGCTATTTAAGAATAGAGGATTAGGTGTCTAAAATGGCAGCCGAGTGAATATGAATTATAAGCCGCAAATAGATTAAACTTATTTGGAAATTTTAAACTTGATTTTGTTTTTGAAAAAAtggaaatattttttgaaaatagtCATTTTCTAATTTCTTAAAAATttattaaaaattcaaaaaaattgtgaAACCCAAACATTTAATGAAAAAGGAACAAATTTCAAAGGGGTAACGTTTTTTAAattatgaacaattttttgaaaatgcaaacattttttgaagaacaagaccaaattTAATAAATCAAACATTTTTTGAAGTTACGAACAAATTTTTATAATtctaacattttttaaaatttcctgaaatgtttttgaattcacaaacacatttcgaaaacatgatttttttttatttGTGAACATGTTTGGAACGTGAAATTCCCGTCCATTTTATAAATTTGCGACCCAAATTTCAAAGGTGATCCTTTTTTGGGATTTCCAGACATTTTTCTATTTTGCGAAtaaattttgaaaacatgaacatattttttaTTTGGGAACATGTTTTGAAATTCCTAACCATTTTATCAATTCGGGAAAACAAATAAATGCAAAGATTTTTTTAAATTGAAGTTTTAAACATATTTTAATCTTGGAACATTTTGCAAAGTAgtgaacaaattttaaaattcTATTTTTTGGATTTGTGAATATAATTTCAAAACATGATATTTTTAAAAATGAACAAAATTGTAAAAATTTGAACATTTTTCATATTTCCGAAgattttttgaaaaataaaaataaagtaaaataaaatgaagaaagcaaagggaaaaaaacaaagaaaataaaaaacgaaaatgaaaagaaaaaaaggaaaaaaaccaaaaagaaacagaaaatgaCATAAACGGTTCATGTCCTGAAAGTAAGgctagaaggttcctaaaaccaTAAAAAACGgactggaaccttctagaacgtcGCCATAACCGTCCGGTACTGTAGCCCGTTATATACTGATAATTGGGCCGGCTCAGGTCGCTCGCGCTGTGCGAATCAACGACGATCTGTCGCAGGATGCGGCAGATAGGATTGTCCCTCCTCGTCGGTGGAATGCCCATGTCGTCGTCGCACCGGATAAGCCTCGCCGATCTCCTATCCGCTCGGCGAGACAAAACCACACAAAATCGCGCGCAAAAACCACCCCCACCACCGCAGGGCGTACGCGCGCACGTCGTCGAGGTCCACCATGACCATGCTCGCTTCCCTCttctccccctctcctctcctcaccaccgccgcctccacctcctcgtctGCCACCTCGCAGCCAGCGCCACAGACTGTGAGGCTCCCGGCTCCCAGGCCGCTCACCGCCACACTGGCCGCGGCAGCCGCGGCCGGTCTCCTCCTGCTGACCCCCGCGGCGCCGTCGCACGCGGAGGCGGAGTTCAAGGTGTACTACGGCACGGCGGCGAGCGCGGCCAACTACGGCGGGTACGGCGGCAACGCGAACAAGAGGGACGCGGCGGAGTACGTGTACGACGTGCCCGAGGGGTGGAAGGAGCGACTGGTGTCAAAGGTGGAGAAGGGCACCAACGGCACGGACAGCGAGTTCTTCAACCCGCGCAAGCGCTCCGAGCGGGAGTACCTCACCTTCCTCTCCGGGTTCCGCAAGCTGGCCCCCGTCGGCGCCGTGCTCGACAACCTCGCCCTCTCTGACGTCGGGCTGCAGGACCAGATCTCGTCGGCGGACGACGTGACATCGGCGGAGCGGAAGGACGCGGACGGGCAGGTGTACTACGAGTACGAGGTGGCTGGCGCCGGCGCGCACAGCCTCATCTCCGTGACGTGCGCCCGGAACAAGCTGTACGCGCACTTCGTCACGGCGCCCAACCCCGAGTGGGGGCGCGACGAGGCCGTCCTCCGCCGCCTGCACCAGTCCTTCAAGACCGTCGACTTCAGCGGCCAAGATTAACATGCATGCTGCGCGCGTGGCGTTGTAATTAATTAAGCGGTTTTGTATAGGCGCCATCATCGAGGAAGAGGTAATTGATCTGGATGATTATTCAGAACCGGCATACAGTATCTTGATCTGTAAATTGCTTTCTTCCTCTGTGTAAGACCAGCAGTGCTGCTGTAGACTGTAGTGTTAGCAACGAAACGGTTCAAATGGAGTGAATGAAAGTTAACCTGCGCACTGTTAATTATCCAATCATGTAAATTTACCCtgtcacacgtgtggcacgaaACAATCCGGCTTTTGAGCTTTTTACAACTAAAATTGTCATCCGAaaataaaaaacaaacaaaaaaactgaAAGTTGCCATCCAAAAGGAAAGTTGTCATGCTTGACAACTAAAGTTGCAATCCTTGTGTCACTAAACCTATCATAAAAAATGTTCGAAGTTGCCACGTGCTTGTGTCCCATGTGTGACATTTATCAGGGTCCTTAATTTAACTTTACCAATTTTGCATGAATTTCACTTAACACAGTTCGATTTCCGGCGATTTGCTCGACATTTTTGGTGTTCCACCGAGCTTCCAGTTTGAGGTTTGCCAATGCCATCTCCTTGGTCCGAGGTAAAGCGAGATGAGATCTAGGATCGCAAGGGCGACTCGGGTGGCCACCCAACGCCGTCGCCACATGCAACACCTCGCGTCCTTCCCCTCCCCGCCGTCACCGGCCGGTGCCGCTGGGCAAAGCCTCGGCGGCCGAGATGATGTCGGGTCATCTTCCCGCTCATCCCGCGTCTTCCGAACGAATCGGAGGTTCCCAACGGCTAATCCATCCCGTCATGGCTGGAGGCGTCTAGGAGGGATGCTGCTGCTCCTATTGGCCGGTTTCTCCTTAGGGTCACCTTTGGCTCGCTCAGATTCGTCCATGGAGGGTTGCAACGCTATCTCTAAGGTGGTCGTCCACTTGTTCTGTCTTGGAACACTAGCAGCGAGTGACCCTGTGCCGACTCCTATGGCAACGCTGGTGACGCGCTCAAAGAGATTTTCAGTCTCATGAGCATGTCTACAAAGCCGGTGCATGTGTGGTCAGGCCGAGTCTTTGACGTCTCTGGCAAGTGCGGCAAGTCCCGATTCCTTCGGACCTGTCTGCAGTGGAGGCATCGGCTACCCTCTCCAGTTGCGAATTGCGGTGGCCGTCAAAGGGTCTTCTAGAGGGTTCCTCTCTCTAGATCGTGGCTGATACTGGTGGCTCGTACTAGTAAAGTTGTGAGATGCAATTTTAAGATTCCTTTGTGGGCTTTGACGGCCCTCACTCCGGCTAGCTTGCCTTGGACGGTGCAAACTATGAACAACAACTTATGTGAGGGGTGTGGTTGTGAAGTGGCAATGGTGGGATTTCTAGCCAACACATGTAGTTGTTGGAATTGTAGAAAAATGGTGACGACAAGATATGATTGTCTTTGATTTGATGGTGCTTTCTACTCCTGCAGGaatcgttggttttccccaaaatgGAAGCGTGAAATAGAACAACAGCAAagttttcccttagttaagaagcaAGGTTTTATCAAATCAGTGGGAGCTTCTAAGCTAACAAGATAAACAACACCTGCGCACAAATAAAATAAAAACTTGCACTCAATGTGACAAGAGGTTGTCAAGCCCATTGTCTTGTTAGTTATAATATTAAAATAAAATGAAGATATATAGTGGTAAAATAGTGATTGACTTTGATTTGGTGGTGCTTTCTACTCCCAGAGGAGTTGTTGGTTTTCTCTAAAGAGGAAGGGTGAAATAGAACATCAGCAAAGTTTTCCCTCAATTAAGAAGTAAGGTTTATTGAATCACTGGGAGCTTCTAAGCTAACAAGATAAACAACACATGCccacaaataaaataataacttgcaCTCGGTGTGGCAAGAGGTTGTCAAGCCCCTTGTCTTGTTAGTTATAAGATTAAAAGCAAATGAAGATATATGGTGGTAAAACAGTAAGGCAAATAAAAGAGCAAATTTGTAGAAGAATTTATTAATGAAAAATAGACttggggccataggttcactagtgacatctctctctctctctctctctctctgatatgGCCATGGCTACCACTATTACGGATACTGTTTGCATTGATTTATTAGGTACATCAAGGTTGAAAGTTGAAGGTGACCATGTGccaaattatatagttgtgacgccCGGACAATTAAGCTAcattgaacctctgctaatgatgccacgtcacctcggttactgttgataaactcgtgttgattcgaaaccgattcaaattcaaagttaaaataaagtcaaattattattaatttaatcggtaaaacaaaaatgttcagtcggttgcaaatattcactaggtaattaacatgtaggaaccaacattAAATGGATTTTTAAATCCCCTTGGAAATAATTAAAGTGGTCATACAACACCTATTATGCCTTTTAAAATATGAACTTATTTCCAAACAGTTCCGAATAACCCCGccccccaaactttttggacaacaTCCAAAATATCAGTAGGTAATTATTTTTCAAGTTTAACTAAAATCGTTTAGTACCTAAACTAAGTACATGACAAtagctaaataaataaataaataagaaatagaaagaataaaaagaaaatgaaGACGACACTATGCACTTGCGCCTGGTCGCTACaggcgcaggcccagcccaccagcgccttcGTCTCCCTCTCCTGTTCATCCATGGCGCTGGCGgtgggctgctacctcttgagcactgcgttggttttcccttgaagaggaaaaggtgatgcagtaaagtagcgtaagtatttccctctgtttttaagaaccaaggtatcaatccagtaggagactacacgcaagtccctcgtacctacacaaacaaataagaacctcgcgaccaacgcgataaaggggttgtcaagcccttcacagtcacttacgagagtgagatctgatagagataataataataagataaatatttttggcatttttatgatataaattgaaagtaaa
This portion of the Triticum dicoccoides isolate Atlit2015 ecotype Zavitan chromosome 7A, WEW_v2.0, whole genome shotgun sequence genome encodes:
- the LOC119331283 gene encoding thylakoid lumenal 19 kDa protein, chloroplastic-like, which gives rise to MTMLASLFSPSPLLTTAASTSSSATSQPAPQTVRLPAPRPLTATLAAAAAAGLLLLTPAAPSHAEAEFKVYYGTAASAANYGGYGGNANKRDAAEYVYDVPEGWKERLVSKVEKGTNGTDSEFFNPRKRSEREYLTFLSGFRKLAPVGAVLDNLALSDVGLQDQISSADDVTSAERKDADGQVYYEYEVAGAGAHSLISVTCARNKLYAHFVTAPNPEWGRDEAVLRRLHQSFKTVDFSGQD